From a region of the Pseudanabaena sp. ABRG5-3 genome:
- a CDS encoding type II toxin-antitoxin system YafQ family toxin, whose product MKLVKDDDYTRKERKFFKKRPHLTDKYGEVLEKLKTNPFEPSLKTHKLKGELSEFYACSLTYEYRIICIFLIQDEMIVLVDIGSHDEVY is encoded by the coding sequence ATGAAATTAGTTAAAGACGATGACTACACACGTAAAGAACGTAAATTCTTTAAAAAACGTCCTCATTTAACTGACAAGTATGGAGAAGTTTTAGAAAAGCTAAAAACTAATCCATTCGAGCCATCACTAAAAACACATAAATTAAAAGGGGAGCTTAGCGAATTTTATGCCTGTAGCTTGACCTATGAATACCGAATTATTTGTATTTTTCTAATCCAAGATGAAATGATTGTTTTAGTTGATATTGGTAGTCACGACGAAGTTTATTAA
- a CDS encoding class I SAM-dependent methyltransferase, protein MNHEYVNYGCGYSAPEKWQNFDASPTLRFERIPIIGKLYTKNSSRFPANVEFGNIVDGLPIPNESCKGIYCSHILEHLSLEDFRSALKNTYKILKSQGHFRLVMPDLEYSINKYINDPSSDASLVFLKETSLGKERRNRGLTGFALEWLGNSQHLWMWDYRSIAQELKNIGFIDIRRAQFGDASDPMFKDVEDESRWVNCLGVECRKA, encoded by the coding sequence ATGAACCATGAATATGTTAATTATGGCTGTGGTTATTCTGCACCAGAAAAGTGGCAAAATTTTGATGCTTCGCCAACATTGCGTTTTGAGAGAATTCCAATAATTGGCAAGCTTTACACTAAAAATAGTTCAAGATTTCCAGCAAATGTCGAATTTGGAAATATAGTTGATGGACTTCCAATCCCCAATGAATCTTGCAAAGGGATATATTGTTCGCATATTCTTGAGCATCTATCATTAGAAGACTTTAGATCTGCTTTAAAAAACACCTACAAAATCCTTAAAAGTCAAGGTCATTTTCGCCTTGTCATGCCTGACTTAGAATATTCAATCAACAAATACATTAATGATCCATCATCAGATGCTTCGTTAGTTTTTCTAAAAGAAACTAGTCTTGGCAAAGAAAGACGCAACCGTGGTTTAACTGGGTTTGCCCTAGAATGGCTTGGTAATAGTCAACACCTATGGATGTGGGATTATCGGTCGATTGCCCAAGAGTTGAAAAATATAGGCTTTATTGACATCAGGAGAGCACAGTTTGGTGACGCTAGTGACCCAATGTTTAAAGATGTAGAAGATGAAAGCCGATGGGTAAACTGTCTTGGGGTCGAATGTCGTAAAGCATAA
- a CDS encoding anhydro-N-acetylmuramic acid kinase, with protein MTHQTTDKILAIGLMSGTSVDGIDAALVEICDRQGILTTNLIAGHTYEYDADLRKEILAVCAGEPRSLQQICELDDRIAESFAKAALAIREKSDRQPDLIGSHGQTVFHRPPTGQKMGYTVQLGRGAVIAELTEIKTVSDFRVADIEAGGHAAPLVPMLDILLLSHPEKYRVCQNIGGISNLTYLPPKALENQEKVFGFDNGSGNVLMDMAAQKLFGVPFDNDGAIARQGEPNLELINNWLEQEFFLIPPPKSTGRELFSPAYLEQCLSECKNLNQSLSDYDILATLTEFTARAIAQSYHDFLPVFPEEVLVGGGGGRNGYLMERLQDLLKPAIVKRTDDFGLSGDSKEAIAFAVLGYLRIKERYGNLPSVTGAKRSVLLGKIYQ; from the coding sequence TTGACACACCAAACAACGGACAAAATATTAGCGATCGGATTGATGAGTGGGACATCGGTGGACGGGATTGATGCTGCGCTTGTAGAAATTTGCGATCGCCAAGGCATCCTTACCACTAACCTGATTGCAGGGCATACCTATGAATATGACGCAGATTTAAGAAAAGAAATCCTTGCTGTTTGTGCAGGTGAGCCGCGATCGCTACAACAAATATGTGAACTCGATGATCGCATTGCCGAGAGTTTTGCTAAAGCAGCATTAGCGATTAGGGAGAAAAGCGATCGCCAACCAGATTTAATAGGTTCGCACGGACAGACCGTATTTCATCGCCCACCCACAGGTCAAAAAATGGGTTATACGGTGCAACTGGGACGAGGAGCCGTCATTGCCGAATTAACGGAAATTAAAACTGTTAGTGATTTTCGAGTTGCGGATATTGAAGCAGGTGGACATGCGGCTCCCCTAGTCCCGATGCTAGATATTTTGTTACTATCCCATCCTGAAAAATATCGTGTTTGTCAAAATATTGGAGGTATTAGTAACCTGACCTATTTACCTCCTAAAGCATTAGAAAATCAAGAAAAAGTGTTTGGGTTTGATAATGGATCGGGAAATGTCCTGATGGATATGGCAGCCCAAAAATTATTTGGTGTGCCGTTTGATAATGATGGCGCGATCGCACGACAAGGTGAGCCAAATTTAGAGTTAATCAATAATTGGCTAGAGCAAGAATTTTTTCTCATCCCTCCCCCAAAATCAACAGGACGTGAATTATTTAGTCCTGCCTATTTAGAACAATGTTTGAGTGAATGCAAAAATTTAAATCAGAGTTTAAGTGATTACGATATTCTCGCCACGTTGACGGAATTTACAGCTAGAGCGATCGCCCAAAGCTATCACGATTTTCTACCTGTCTTTCCTGAAGAAGTTTTAGTCGGTGGTGGTGGTGGTCGCAATGGTTATTTGATGGAGCGCTTACAGGATTTGCTCAAACCTGCGATCGTGAAACGTACTGATGACTTTGGTTTGAGTGGCGATAGTAAAGAGGCGATCGCCTTTGCAGTATTAGGATATTTAAGAATTAAAGAGCGCTATGGCAATTTACCCAGTGTCACAGGAGCCAAGCGATCGGTATTATTAGGTAAAATTTATCAATAG
- the gnd gene encoding decarboxylating NADP(+)-dependent phosphogluconate dehydrogenase yields the protein MTSDKQNFGLIGLAVMGENLALNIERNGFSMSVYNRSRDKTDKFLATRAAGKNFKGTFTIADFVASLERPRKMLIMVKAGAPVDAVIQELIPFLDEGDIIIDGGNSLYNDTDRRTVELEKINLKFIGMGVSGGEEGALNGPSMMPGGQKSAYAEIEPIVTKIAAQVDDGACVTYIGKGSAGHYVKMVHNGIEYGDMQLIAEAYDLLSNGLGLSASELHETFTAWRSSELDSYLIDITADIFTKADDLTGDALVNKILDAAGQKGTGKWTVQSAFDLGVPIPTMIAAVTARVISSYKEERVAASKVLISSTSGKYQGDRQEFIDAVRDALYCSKICSYAQGMALLSAASRDFGYDLNLGEIARIWKGGCIIRAAFLDKIKLAFQRNPQLPNLLVDPDFKQTILTKEVAWRKVIVAAAQLGIPIPAFSASLDYFDSYRRDRLPQNLTQAQRDYFGAHTYERTDKPRGEFFHTEWMK from the coding sequence ATGACATCTGACAAGCAAAATTTTGGACTGATTGGTTTGGCGGTGATGGGCGAAAACCTTGCTCTAAACATTGAGCGCAATGGTTTTTCGATGAGTGTTTACAACCGCAGCCGCGATAAAACCGACAAGTTTCTTGCCACTCGTGCGGCTGGTAAAAATTTCAAAGGTACATTTACGATCGCTGATTTTGTTGCATCCCTAGAGCGTCCCCGCAAAATGTTGATCATGGTTAAGGCTGGAGCGCCTGTGGATGCTGTAATCCAAGAACTAATCCCATTCTTGGACGAAGGGGATATCATTATTGACGGTGGTAACTCACTCTATAACGACACCGATCGTCGCACCGTGGAGCTAGAGAAAATCAATCTCAAATTCATCGGTATGGGTGTGAGTGGTGGTGAAGAAGGCGCACTCAATGGACCAAGTATGATGCCCGGTGGTCAGAAGTCTGCCTATGCAGAGATCGAGCCAATTGTGACGAAGATCGCGGCTCAAGTTGATGATGGCGCTTGTGTGACTTACATCGGTAAGGGGAGCGCAGGGCATTATGTGAAAATGGTGCATAACGGCATTGAGTATGGCGATATGCAGTTAATTGCTGAGGCGTATGATTTGCTCAGTAATGGTTTGGGACTATCCGCTAGTGAGTTACATGAAACTTTTACCGCATGGCGTAGTTCCGAACTCGATTCTTATTTGATTGATATTACGGCGGATATTTTCACTAAGGCTGATGATTTAACTGGGGATGCACTCGTCAATAAAATTCTCGATGCAGCAGGTCAAAAGGGAACAGGCAAATGGACAGTGCAAAGTGCTTTTGATTTAGGAGTACCGATCCCCACGATGATTGCGGCGGTGACAGCGCGGGTAATTTCTTCTTATAAGGAAGAGCGGGTGGCTGCCTCGAAGGTACTGATCAGCTCGACCTCTGGTAAATATCAAGGCGATCGCCAAGAGTTTATCGATGCCGTGCGTGATGCGCTGTACTGTTCTAAGATTTGTTCCTACGCTCAAGGCATGGCACTTTTGAGTGCAGCATCTCGTGACTTTGGTTATGATTTAAACCTTGGTGAAATTGCTCGTATCTGGAAAGGTGGTTGCATCATCCGTGCGGCTTTCCTTGACAAAATCAAGCTGGCTTTTCAGCGCAATCCTCAATTGCCTAACCTGTTAGTCGATCCCGATTTCAAGCAAACCATTCTCACAAAAGAAGTGGCATGGCGCAAAGTAATTGTGGCGGCTGCTCAATTGGGTATTCCGATCCCCGCATTTAGTGCGTCTCTCGATTATTTCGATAGTTACAGACGCGATCGCCTACCCCAAAACTTGACTCAGGCTCAGCGCGATTACTTTGGCGCTCACACCTACGAGCGCACCGACAAGCCCAGAGGTGAGTTTTTCCACACTGAGTGGATGAAGTAA
- the lepB gene encoding signal peptidase I — MTKPSPQSSQPHKSNKPNQGKKSKASSFWKETAQTLGLTVALTLGFRVTIAQAYYLPPSGSMEPTLQNYDRVMVDKLSYHFQTPKRYDIIVFEPNEAVVKGCGLSAEKQKSSLIKRVIGLPGDLVEIKDGTTYINGQPLSEPYLTKAPEYELPPITVPAHAYFALGDNRNNSCDGHIWGFVPQQNIIGKAAFRFWPIDHFGNIDK; from the coding sequence ATGACGAAACCATCTCCTCAATCATCACAACCACATAAATCCAATAAGCCCAATCAAGGTAAAAAATCAAAGGCATCTAGCTTTTGGAAGGAAACTGCTCAAACCTTAGGCTTAACGGTTGCCTTAACCTTGGGATTTCGGGTCACGATCGCACAGGCTTACTACTTGCCACCATCAGGTTCGATGGAGCCAACTTTGCAAAATTACGATCGCGTGATGGTGGATAAGCTCAGCTATCACTTTCAAACGCCAAAACGCTATGACATCATTGTATTTGAGCCAAATGAGGCAGTGGTAAAAGGCTGTGGGCTATCTGCTGAGAAGCAAAAAAGCTCATTGATTAAGCGCGTGATTGGTTTACCAGGCGATCTCGTCGAGATCAAGGATGGCACTACCTATATCAATGGGCAGCCTTTATCCGAGCCATATTTAACTAAAGCTCCTGAATATGAGTTACCACCAATAACCGTCCCTGCCCATGCCTACTTTGCCCTAGGCGATAATCGCAATAATAGTTGTGATGGTCATATTTGGGGTTTTGTACCGCAACAAAACATCATTGGTAAGGCAGCTTTTCGATTCTGGCCGATTGATCATTTTGGTAATATCGATAAATGA
- a CDS encoding TIGR03643 family protein → MDIKEAITAADIDRIVEMAWEDRTSFDTIYDQFGISEAEVIKIMRKSMKRSSFLMWRERVSGRKTKHAKTSEAQRFRCSQQDKFKSR, encoded by the coding sequence ATGGATATAAAAGAAGCAATCACTGCGGCTGATATTGATCGCATTGTGGAAATGGCATGGGAAGACCGCACCAGCTTTGATACGATTTACGACCAATTTGGCATTTCTGAGGCTGAAGTGATTAAAATCATGCGTAAGTCAATGAAACGCTCATCATTTCTGATGTGGCGAGAACGGGTAAGCGGTCGCAAAACTAAACACGCAAAGACCTCTGAGGCGCAAAGATTTCGCTGTAGTCAACAGGATAAATTCAAGTCTCGCTAA
- the deoC gene encoding deoxyribose-phosphate aldolase: MLPNDIDLSSYIDHALLDPAASDEQVDYACEQAERFGFASLCVYPCNVKRATERLLKTKVEICTVIGFPSGATTSNVKLYEAMEAVENGATELDVVINFGWLKTGQTNLLHQDIAQICEESGKPVKAILELSLLTPDEQELAAEVCMDAGVAFLKTGTGWAGGATVEMVKFLKEISRGKVGVKASGGIRTREQAIALLNAGATRLGTSHGAAIAREKI, translated from the coding sequence ATGCTGCCAAATGACATCGATCTCTCTTCATATATTGATCACGCCCTCTTAGATCCCGCCGCTAGTGATGAGCAGGTAGACTATGCTTGTGAACAAGCCGAGCGCTTTGGTTTTGCTAGTCTCTGCGTATATCCCTGCAATGTCAAACGGGCGACGGAACGGCTACTCAAAACCAAAGTAGAGATTTGTACGGTCATCGGTTTTCCCAGTGGGGCAACCACATCAAATGTAAAGCTTTATGAAGCTATGGAAGCGGTCGAGAATGGTGCGACGGAACTGGACGTGGTGATCAATTTCGGATGGCTCAAAACTGGACAGACTAATTTATTGCACCAAGATATTGCTCAAATTTGCGAAGAATCAGGCAAACCCGTCAAGGCCATCTTGGAATTGAGCCTGCTTACCCCCGATGAGCAAGAACTCGCCGCCGAAGTCTGTATGGATGCAGGGGTTGCCTTCCTGAAAACGGGTACAGGCTGGGCTGGCGGCGCAACGGTGGAAATGGTGAAATTCCTTAAGGAAATCTCACGAGGCAAGGTTGGGGTCAAGGCTTCAGGAGGCATTCGTACTAGAGAACAAGCGATCGCCTTACTCAATGCTGGCGCTACTCGTTTAGGTACATCTCATGGTGCAGCGATCGCCCGCGAAAAAATTTAA
- the rpsB gene encoding 30S ribosomal protein S2, protein MGVVTLAQLLESGVHFGHQTRRWNPKMEPYIFTERNGVHIIDLVQTAQYLEEAYAYLRQASEQGKKVLFVGTKRQAAGLIAQEAARCGSYYINQRWLGGMLTNWTTIKTRVDRLKDLERRDESGALDRLPKKEASTLRREMEKLRKYLGGIKLMRKPPDIVIIVDHKREYNAVQECQKLRIPIVSLLDTNCDPDSVDIGIPANDDAIRSIKLIVGKLADAIYEGRHGDIEDIEYEISAEEVEAYADDEIITGDEEEAEA, encoded by the coding sequence ATGGGAGTCGTAACCCTAGCCCAATTGCTAGAGTCGGGCGTTCACTTCGGGCATCAAACCCGTCGCTGGAACCCCAAGATGGAGCCTTACATCTTCACCGAGCGTAATGGCGTTCACATCATTGACCTTGTGCAAACCGCACAGTACCTCGAAGAAGCATACGCCTATTTGCGTCAAGCTTCCGAGCAAGGCAAGAAAGTATTATTTGTCGGAACCAAGCGTCAAGCTGCTGGTCTGATTGCTCAAGAAGCTGCCCGTTGCGGTAGCTACTACATCAACCAACGCTGGTTGGGTGGAATGCTCACCAACTGGACAACGATCAAAACCCGTGTCGATCGCCTGAAGGATCTCGAACGTCGCGATGAAAGTGGTGCATTAGATCGCCTACCTAAGAAGGAAGCATCCACCCTTCGCCGCGAAATGGAAAAGCTCCGCAAGTATCTCGGTGGTATCAAGTTGATGCGTAAGCCACCCGATATCGTGATCATCGTTGACCACAAGCGCGAGTACAACGCGGTTCAAGAATGCCAAAAGTTGCGTATTCCCATCGTGTCTTTGCTTGACACTAACTGCGATCCCGATAGCGTTGACATCGGTATTCCTGCTAATGATGACGCGATTCGCTCGATCAAGTTGATTGTCGGTAAGCTTGCCGATGCGATCTACGAAGGTCGTCATGGCGATATTGAAGATATCGAATATGAAATCTCTGCTGAAGAAGTCGAAGCCTACGCTGATGATGAAATCATCACTGGCGACGAGGAAGAAGCAGAAGCATAA
- a CDS encoding HAD domain-containing protein has translation MWIFLDIDGVLVPEKKFDRPVPQEDYMKFDPECLEKFENVLRRFTEVKVVISSSWREIFPFEVIPPLFSPDITARIVGATPLLETKIIHNFQFLRHQEVLEYLRQNQAEGSNWVAVDDIPEHYAPNIPVVVTDPYIGFDDNSATNLIQYLSAFRA, from the coding sequence ATGTGGATTTTCTTAGATATTGATGGAGTGCTTGTCCCAGAGAAAAAATTTGATCGACCAGTTCCACAAGAGGATTACATGAAATTCGATCCTGAATGTCTGGAGAAATTTGAAAATGTTCTTCGGAGATTTACTGAAGTAAAAGTGGTCATAAGCTCTTCATGGCGCGAGATTTTTCCTTTTGAAGTAATCCCACCACTTTTTTCGCCAGATATTACAGCGCGGATAGTTGGGGCAACTCCTCTCTTAGAGACTAAGATTATCCATAATTTCCAGTTTCTCCGTCATCAGGAGGTTTTGGAATATCTAAGACAAAATCAAGCTGAAGGCTCCAATTGGGTGGCAGTTGATGATATTCCCGAACATTACGCACCAAACATACCAGTTGTTGTAACTGACCCTTATATTGGGTTTGACGATAATTCGGCTACAAATCTTATCCAGTACTTAAGCGCATTTAGAGCATAA
- a CDS encoding DUF2325 domain-containing protein, producing the protein MHISELDELEASVSDLLTMAKVELEQNRLQQQRDRQIQEAVAQIEGRLKPLLAKVEQMLEEYNREGGNPDSETKLRLEKKAADIRQEIAEAPTLAAQLADRQLILSEERLLDERITEQTAQWRRELKADLLEMIEEQHDFFSATDASIAVRGYANDLKAIGALEEVVEALINQINSHSEEGPVARLRGSHEQTLTFIYNKALENRSRVDRAPDVQPSARHRKTEKRPALYTDLSGKVLVFGGHDRLQTAVKNRLRDSAINLMWYTEQDGLQLAAQGESQIAGGDLIIIVTGYASHSLTERAIEACRRANKTYEIVNTTGMTRLLEVIESGLKAKQLARHWKQG; encoded by the coding sequence ATGCATATTTCGGAATTAGATGAACTAGAAGCCTCGGTTAGCGATTTGCTGACGATGGCAAAGGTGGAGTTAGAACAAAATCGACTGCAACAACAACGCGATCGCCAAATTCAAGAAGCAGTAGCACAAATTGAAGGACGGTTGAAACCATTGTTGGCAAAAGTTGAGCAGATGCTAGAGGAATACAACCGTGAAGGTGGAAATCCAGACAGTGAGACAAAACTAAGACTAGAAAAAAAAGCGGCGGATATTCGACAGGAAATTGCAGAAGCGCCTACCCTAGCAGCTCAACTCGCTGATCGCCAGTTGATCTTGAGTGAAGAAAGACTACTAGACGAGCGAATAACAGAACAAACGGCTCAATGGCGACGGGAATTAAAGGCGGATCTCTTAGAGATGATCGAAGAACAACATGATTTCTTTAGTGCTACGGATGCTTCGATCGCCGTGAGAGGATATGCCAATGATTTAAAAGCGATCGGTGCGCTTGAAGAAGTAGTAGAAGCCCTGATCAATCAAATAAATTCTCACAGTGAAGAAGGTCCAGTAGCCCGCTTGCGTGGTAGCCATGAACAGACACTTACCTTTATTTACAATAAGGCGCTTGAAAATCGCTCCCGTGTCGATCGCGCTCCCGATGTGCAACCTAGCGCAAGACACCGTAAGACCGAAAAACGCCCCGCTTTGTATACCGACCTCAGTGGTAAGGTTTTAGTCTTTGGAGGACACGATCGCTTACAAACGGCTGTCAAAAATCGATTGCGCGATTCGGCAATTAATTTAATGTGGTACACCGAGCAGGATGGGTTACAGCTTGCCGCGCAGGGTGAAAGCCAAATTGCAGGTGGAGATTTAATTATTATCGTGACAGGTTATGCGAGCCACTCTCTCACGGAAAGAGCGATCGAGGCTTGTCGTCGAGCAAATAAAACCTATGAAATTGTGAATACAACGGGTATGACCAGACTATTAGAAGTAATCGAATCGGGACTAAAGGCAAAACAATTAGCACGCCATTGGAAACAAGGATAA
- a CDS encoding CHAT domain-containing protein, which yields MRLVRNFAVLGILLTAVGMPIAVTPKLELLGLKAIAQSSNNDELRKQQITEAVYLKQSGYDRLQKADPQGAIADLQKALELFRKWNATGGERDTLNVLGEVYLTTGQYDKAMPYFQQALKIAKEIAKSPDGDPVDIGYTLQYIADVHDKQRQYDQALPIYQQALDIFRDRLKSKKGDRESLQTSESVTLARMASIYFKSSQYDRALTSYQQMLPIAIERNDIIGRVQTLNNIGVIYANQTQYQQALESYEQALALVRTLCCYRGDEAAILNNLSALYFSLGQNRRALDFADQATKIYFKLTTEDVAGLKKTEIELLHDVLGEDNSNPTLTSRGLSVRATVGDTANNDVTVKAGQANNLNNLAQLYSNSGKYKEAIAFLQKARNIYQDIGNDLGIGITLDNIGSTYTRLGQTEQAITFHQQALAIYERVRDRTGIGVSLSNLGRAYANLNKQGDAIAAYQKALNIVREVGDHSTEAVVLANIGDLLSQQKQIELATAYLKQSVNIRESIRQSIRMLPREDRAAYKQSISYTYRYLAKLLLQQGRIYEAIQIIDLLKVQELQDYLRDVKGNERTATGITLLAPEQVAIKTDLPSLIGGSPLTTQIQQASTQQSSGLTTSKSLIADVQKFGDRAALFYPLQFEDQLFLVLLPAKSAPVVRTIAVQPQELTKLLQDFRADLQDFESADVKVSSQRLYKYLIQPIASDLKLNNIELLLYAPDGQMRYIPLAALYDGKQWLVESFSFNYLTALTTSGVLNAQTFGKAPLKAIAAAFTQGEIKFAIGNEQFAFTGLPFAGKEIDKIAATFPNTTKLVDTFFNRNATVSQFGEYNLIHLATHAAFVRGTPEDSFVLMGNGDRLNLRELREWKLPNTQLVVLSACQTALGGVVGTGEEILGFGYQIQRTGARAAIASLWTVSDQGTQSLMGSFYTQLQKGNNVINSLREAQLSLLQSKQDKFQHPYFWSAFILIGNGN from the coding sequence ATGCGCTTAGTTCGTAATTTTGCGGTTTTAGGAATATTGTTAACGGCTGTGGGTATGCCTATTGCCGTAACGCCAAAATTAGAATTACTTGGGTTAAAGGCGATCGCCCAAAGCTCTAATAATGATGAATTGCGAAAACAGCAAATTACAGAGGCAGTTTACCTCAAACAATCGGGATACGATCGCTTACAAAAAGCCGACCCACAAGGTGCGATCGCTGATCTGCAAAAAGCACTAGAACTATTTCGCAAATGGAATGCCACGGGGGGAGAGCGGGATACCTTAAATGTTTTAGGAGAAGTCTATTTAACGACGGGGCAGTATGACAAGGCGATGCCCTATTTCCAACAAGCCTTGAAAATTGCTAAGGAAATTGCTAAGTCTCCCGATGGCGATCCTGTGGATATTGGCTACACCTTGCAATATATTGCCGATGTCCATGACAAGCAACGTCAATATGACCAAGCCTTGCCCATCTATCAACAGGCTCTTGATATTTTTCGTGATCGCTTGAAATCAAAAAAAGGTGATCGCGAATCCTTACAAACCAGTGAAAGCGTGACGCTAGCACGTATGGCTTCGATCTATTTCAAATCTTCCCAATATGATCGTGCCTTAACGAGTTATCAGCAAATGCTACCGATTGCCATTGAGCGCAATGATATCATCGGTAGGGTACAAACCTTAAATAATATTGGCGTAATCTATGCTAACCAAACCCAATACCAGCAGGCTTTGGAGTCCTATGAGCAGGCTCTAGCCCTAGTTCGTACACTCTGTTGTTATCGTGGCGATGAGGCAGCTATTCTCAATAATTTAAGCGCTCTATATTTTAGTCTTGGTCAAAACCGTCGAGCCTTAGATTTTGCTGATCAGGCAACTAAGATCTACTTCAAACTCACGACAGAGGATGTGGCAGGATTAAAAAAAACAGAAATCGAACTACTCCATGATGTTCTTGGTGAGGACAATAGCAATCCAACTCTCACTAGTCGTGGGCTGTCGGTGCGAGCCACTGTGGGCGATACTGCTAACAATGATGTAACGGTTAAAGCAGGACAGGCAAACAATCTCAATAATCTGGCGCAACTCTATAGCAATAGTGGTAAATATAAAGAGGCGATCGCGTTCTTGCAAAAGGCAAGAAATATCTATCAAGATATTGGTAATGATTTAGGAATTGGCATCACCCTAGACAATATTGGCAGTACCTATACTCGTTTGGGACAGACAGAACAAGCAATTACGTTTCATCAGCAAGCTCTGGCGATATATGAGAGGGTTCGCGATCGCACAGGTATCGGTGTATCTCTTAGTAATCTTGGTCGAGCCTATGCCAATCTCAATAAACAAGGTGATGCGATCGCTGCCTATCAAAAGGCGCTGAATATTGTCAGGGAAGTTGGCGATCACAGTACCGAAGCAGTCGTACTGGCGAATATTGGCGATTTGCTATCTCAGCAAAAGCAAATAGAATTAGCTACTGCCTATCTCAAGCAGTCGGTAAATATCCGCGAATCGATTCGGCAATCGATCAGGATGCTGCCCCGTGAAGATCGAGCTGCCTATAAACAGAGCATCTCCTATACCTATCGTTATCTAGCTAAATTGCTATTGCAACAAGGACGGATTTACGAAGCCATCCAAATTATCGATCTGCTCAAAGTGCAAGAACTGCAAGACTATCTCCGAGATGTCAAAGGGAACGAGCGCACAGCAACAGGAATTACCCTTTTAGCTCCTGAACAAGTGGCAATTAAGACGGATTTGCCATCCCTCATCGGCGGCTCTCCCTTAACTACGCAAATCCAACAAGCATCCACTCAGCAAAGTTCTGGGCTAACTACATCTAAATCTCTGATTGCTGATGTCCAAAAATTTGGCGATCGGGCAGCCTTGTTTTATCCATTACAATTTGAAGATCAGCTTTTTTTAGTTCTCTTACCTGCCAAATCTGCACCAGTTGTCCGCACCATTGCCGTGCAACCCCAAGAATTAACAAAACTGCTCCAAGATTTTCGAGCTGATTTACAAGATTTTGAATCTGCCGATGTGAAGGTATCTTCTCAACGTCTCTACAAATATCTGATTCAACCGATTGCCTCTGATCTCAAGCTCAATAATATTGAACTTCTACTCTATGCTCCCGATGGACAGATGCGTTATATTCCCCTTGCCGCACTGTATGACGGTAAGCAATGGCTAGTCGAGAGTTTCAGCTTTAATTATTTAACGGCTCTGACGACATCTGGGGTTCTCAATGCCCAAACATTTGGGAAAGCTCCACTCAAGGCGATCGCCGCAGCATTCACTCAAGGAGAAATCAAATTTGCGATCGGCAATGAGCAGTTCGCTTTTACGGGTTTACCCTTTGCTGGTAAAGAAATTGATAAAATCGCGGCAACTTTCCCTAATACTACGAAACTAGTCGATACTTTTTTCAATCGCAATGCTACGGTTTCTCAATTTGGTGAATATAATCTGATCCACTTAGCCACCCATGCTGCCTTTGTGCGTGGTACACCTGAGGACTCCTTTGTGCTGATGGGAAATGGCGATCGCCTCAATTTACGTGAGTTGCGCGAATGGAAGTTGCCAAATACGCAATTAGTAGTTCTTAGTGCCTGTCAGACTGCTCTCGGTGGTGTGGTGGGTACTGGTGAGGAGATTCTCGGTTTTGGTTATCAAATTCAACGTACGGGTGCAAGGGCGGCGATCGCCTCGCTCTGGACAGTGAGCGATCAGGGGACACAATCACTGATGGGTAGTTTTTATACGCAGTTACAGAAGGGTAATAATGTCATTAACTCTTTGCGCGAAGCCCAGCTTAGTCTCCTACAGTCAAAACAAGATAAATTCCAACACCCCTACTTTTGGTCTGCCTTCATTCTCATAGGCAATGGCAATTAA